In Candidatus Schekmanbacteria bacterium RIFCSPLOWO2_02_FULL_38_14, the sequence GGCGAATAGAATCATCTTTCTGCATATTGTACCTCTGAGGAATCAATCACCTTCTGTCTGAAATATTGACTTAAATCTTGTGGTGTTCTTAAATCAACTTTGTGCCCTAAAATTTCTGTTAGTTCGAGTTCCATACCTGCCAGTCTGATAAGTCCTGGAACATGTTCTGGATCGAATTCAACAAGAAAATCTATATCACTATCCGGTTTAAAATCCCCTCTGAGAACGGAACCGAAAAGCGATAATT encodes:
- a CDS encoding nucleotidyltransferase, with the protein product LSLFGSVLRGDFKPDSDIDFLVEFDPEHVPGLIRLAGMELELTEILGHKVDLRTPQDLSQYFRQKVIDSSEVQYAER